Within Pseudomonas paeninsulae, the genomic segment TCGCCCTTGAGGTGGTCGGGGAAGCCGCTGCCATCCCAGCGCTCCTGGTGATGTCGGATCAGGCGGGCCGCATCCTGGAGCGGCTCCAGGGTCATCAGCAAATTCTCACCCTGAACCGGGTACTGCCGGTAGCGCTCGCGCTCCTGCTTGTAGAGCAGATCGGAGGGGCGGCTGAGCAGTTGATCGTCCCAGGTCAGCTTACCGATATTGTAGAGTGCGGCGGCCATGGTCAGGTCGCGGCTGGGGGCTGCGTCGAGGCCGTGTAATTCGGCATAGGCGCGAACCAGGGCAATGACTTGAGTATTGGTCTGTTTGTCCTTAGGGATGCGTTGGTTGACCAGGCTGGAGAACACCTCGGTCGCCGTCACATAGCTGCGCTTGAGCTCCTCGTAAGCCAGGTCGAGCATGTCGGCGGTCTGTTCCAGCTCGGCGGTGCGCGCCATGACCCGCTGTTCCAGGGTTTCGTTGAGCTCCTGCAGGCGCTGGTTCTGTTCCAGACTCAGCGCTTCCAGGCGCACTCGCTCACGCTCCGAGTGTTGATAGGCCAGGGCTTGGCGCATGGTCAGGCGCAGTTCGTCGTCGTCCCAGGGCTTGCTGATATAGCGGTAGATCTGCCCCTGGTTGATGGCGCGAATGGTGGTGCTGATATCGGCGTAGCCGGTGAGCAGGATGCGCATGGTCTCGGGCCAGTGCTTCTGCACTTCGGCCAGCAGGGTCGCGCCGTCCATGCCCGGCATGCGGGCGTCAGAAATCACCAGGTCGATCGGTTGGCTGCGCAGTATCTCCAGCGCCTGCTCGCCGCCATTGGCGATCTGCACGCTATAGGCTTCGCCCCTGAGCACGCGGCGTAGGCTGCTGAGAATGTTCTCTTCGTCGTCGACCAGAAGGACGTTGGCGATGCTGT encodes:
- a CDS encoding HD domain-containing phosphohydrolase; the encoded protein is MNEPNSIANVLLVDDEENILSSLRRVLRGEAYSVQIANGGEQALEILRSQPIDLVISDARMPGMDGATLLAEVQKHWPETMRILLTGYADISTTIRAINQGQIYRYISKPWDDDELRLTMRQALAYQHSERERVRLEALSLEQNQRLQELNETLEQRVMARTAELEQTADMLDLAYEELKRSYVTATEVFSSLVNQRIPKDKQTNTQVIALVRAYAELHGLDAAPSRDLTMAAALYNIGKLTWDDQLLSRPSDLLYKQERERYRQYPVQGENLLMTLEPLQDAARLIRHHQERWDGSGFPDHLKGEATPFGSRLLKLAVDFIELQRGSILERRLNRDEALLLINKYSGRLYDPQLCEQFISLCTELAPDITLSDPSILALDTRRLEPGMVLARNLNADNGMLLLNEGKPLTALLIDKLIAFEASESGHYTLFVRTAEDATHATEKTP